The nucleotide window AGAAGAAGATCGCGTACGACCAGAAGCTCTGCCAGCTGCTCGAGGAGTACACCAAGGTGCTCATCGCTGTCGCCGACAATGTCGGCTCCAAGCAGCTCCAGGAGATCCGCAAGGGTCTCCGCGGTGACTCCATCGTGCTCATGGGCAAGAACACCCTCATCCGCCGCTGCATCAAGGTGCACTCGGAGAAGACCGGCAACAAGGACTTCCTTGAGCTCAGCAACCTCCTCGTCGTAAGCCGCCGGACTCGTCCCCCCTTTGATTCTTTTGATTCCGCCGCGAATTTCGTGCTGAAATGTATCCTCCGGTCTGTAGGGTAACGTTGGCCTCATCTTCACCAAGGGTGACCTCAAGGAGGTTCGCGAGGAGGTCGCCAAGTACAAGGTAAAATTCAGACCGGATCTGCCATGTCCCCTATTTATTGAATTATTATGTGATGGATTGCTGGTTTATAGTGCGGTTAATGGAGAGATATATCCTACGTCCGTGACAAGTAACATGTATCGCTAGAAATGTAGCCCCCCTGATGTGGTCTGTTTGTTATTCCTGTATTTGATGACACCTTTGCCTAGGTTTAGAATATTTGTAAATTAGCTAGTCAAGTTCTATTATTTTGATAAATCAGTATGTCGCACAAATGGTAGTTAAGTTTGACAAATGTGAATGAAGCAGAACCATTGAATTATTATCGACTCAGAATGCTGCCATTCGTTTATGTGTGCAATTTAGTTGTTTCCTAGCAACAAGTATGTATGTCAAAGTTCCTTTTTTTCTGTCAAACTGGCTAGTTTAGATAACAAATGTTATAAAATTGTGTAGTTGACACGTTCTATTCTTAGTATAAGCTATCTTTTTTTAATGCCATCTCTTAATTTTTATGTGATTTCTTTGTACTAAAGTTTAGAACATCTGAGGTTAATTCTTGTCTTGTGTTTTGACACACAGGTTGGTGCTCCTGCTCGTGTTGGGCTAGTTGCACCTGTTGATGTGGTGGTTCCCCCTGGCAACACTGGTCTGGATCCCTCCCAGACGTCCTTCTTCCAGGTTAGCATTTGCTGGTAACACTTTTCAGTTGATGCTTTTGTTTCAATCACATTTTATTACAAGTTCTAATTGTGTTGTCTTGTTTAGGTGCTTAACATTCCCACCAAGATTAACAAGGGTACTGTGGAAATTACTATCCCAGTGGAGCTAATCAAGAAAGGTGACAAGGTGGGCTCCTCTGAGTCTGCCCTGCTTGCCAAGCTTGGTATCCGCCCCTTCTCATATGGACTGGTCATCTGCAATGTCTATGACAGTGGGTCAGTCTTCAGCCCTGAGGTTCTTGACCTCACCGAGGAAGACCTGATGGACAAGTTTGCATCTGGTGTGTCCATGGTTGCCTCACTGTCCCTGGCGATCTCATACCCCACCATGGCTGCTGCGCCTCACATGTTCCTCAACGCATACAAGAATGTTCTTGCGGTTGCTTTGGAGACAGACTACTCATATGACCATGCTGATAAGATCAAGGAGTACCTCAAGGTAATTCTTGTTCTACAATGTTTTGTTCCCACTATGAAATCTTAATTTGAAACATGCATTAGAAGTTGTCTTGAACAATGGCATGAACTTTCTGTTTTATTTAGTTTAGAGTCATGTGTTGAGCTACTTATCAGGATGTCATCTGTTCTTTTCTAACCAATTCTGGAGCTTAAAAAGTGATATGTTTGGATTGTGTTAGCCTCTAATTGTCCCCTTAGTGTAATCTTTCAGTGTGTGAGATTTGTTTTTAGTAGTCATCATGGTATAATACATGACATGCCATCTCTGATCTGGCAGATGTTTCATCATATTCATGAGCAACTTCATCATTGTTAGCTAAGCTAGTCATGTTCACATGGTTCTTCCTACCACAGCTTAATTCTGAATCATGCATTTCCATGTCAGTTTTTGACACATTAGGTGTTGTTTTGCTGTGCAGGACCCCAGCAAGTTTGCCGTTGCTGcccctgctgctgctgcctctggtggtgctgccgccgctgcccccaaggaggaggagaagaaggatgAGCCCGAGGAGGAATCAGATGGCGAGATGGGATTCAGCCTGTTCGACGACTAAGCTGTGTGCCTATCTTCATAAAGCCGTGTCCAGTCGCCAGTTTTGTTTAGTGTTGAACACTAAAGTTTTTCAGTCCTATCATTACCTTGAACAAGAATTAATTATGCTGTTTGTTAGTGTGTATCTGAATATGGTAACGTTATGTCATGCACTTAGTTACTTATATGCATCGCTCTGCTTGTGCTTCTCTGCTGTTTTTCACTAAGTTAAATTTTAAGTAGGCTTGTTTATCGATGTTCGGGATGGAGCACTGATTTGGCCGTTGGATGGAATGCGCTTATTTTGCCGATGACATCAGATCCTAGCGAGCTCGGCGGCCAGCCACCGGATCAGATTGCACTGGGCCGTGTGGGCGTAGGCATGTATGGGATGGACCTGGGTGCTGCTGCTCGAGCCGGTCGCGGCTTGTGCTTGCGCGCGTTGACGGTTGTGTGGGGTTCCTCGCATCCAGTCCTGCACAGGCAGGTCGCTGGTAGGGATGAGTACCGGCACCATGATCGCCATGCTCCAGGTCGGGAACCACCTTGAACCGCATACAACATTACATAGGGAGGAGTACATAATTAATTAAGGAAACTAATCAAATCTTAACACTCTCCTTAATTCTTCCTTGTACTTGCGATTGAACATCTTTGGAATAGTCTcctccaaaaaccttgtggggaAAATATGAGGAATAATATAGGATATATTGGTAAAACTCATTCAAACCCTGtggaaaaataagaagaaaatgATCCAACATATAATGATTATTGCCTCTGTTAACTTGATATGAAGTATATTCATAGAATTTAGAGGGCAATAAATATGTCGTGTATACTTCTGTAAAAACCCCGATGGGGAAAACAGAAAGTATGACATAATCTTATGTTAATATTACTTCATTAAAAACCTTTATTAGAATCTGTAAAGTAAACCAGAAAGTATGACATAATCTTATGTTAATATTACTTCATTAAAAACCTTTATGAGAATTTGTAAAGTAAACTCATCAAGGAAAAAAAAGTATAATATGATCTTTTGAACATGAACAATTCAGAAAGATACTTTGAACACATTTCTGGAACACAGAAGTCGGTAGAGACCTGGTGAACAAATCAATCTCATGATTTGACTTACAAGATATGCAATATAGTGATATTGCTTATTACGTAACATGTTTGCATACGGGCAACACAAAAAACATTATCATTTAGATAATGGTTGGTGGATGTATTCATGAGGTCTGTTTCGAAGACTCTCCATGAGAGGGCTACCACACCTAGTAGGAACACTAAACTTCTCTATGATCTAACATCGTGGTGATCTGATCGATATATCCAATGATATCGGTGTTCACATTTCTGTGAAACTGAAAAATCAGGATAAGATGTTTGATGCCTTGGAGATACCGAAAAATATTCTTGAGTACCAACCAATTGtgtttgatgaaaccaatggcaTTATGGAATATTGAGTCCCAATATCTCATTTCCACCACCTCTTGGTCTAAATAAATCTTTCTCTGCGTCTAGAGAATGAACTACCATGAGAGTTATGGATGAATAAGATTTGTCCACAATGAATTTCTCCAATATATTATGGATATAAACAACATAGTATACCATAATGTATGAATGAAGGTGCTCAATTTGTAGTAACGAGCGGTATTTTGGTTTACCCAAATACTTCATTTTAAATTCCGTCATTTAGATGATTACGTGTGTCGTTATTGCAGACACACAAACATTGGTAATCATCATTGTAGGAGTAATCGTTGTGTATAAGGAACTCACTAAGTCGGTTGTACCATATATACCGACAACAATAAGTCGTATGTCGACTTACTGATTTTTACACAATGTATGTTGTATTTTGCATTTTGATTCAGAAGTGAGATTCCATCGGGAATCAATCATATATGTCTGAATCTAGTGATCCACATGTATATGTAATCACTACATCTATCAACTGCACAAATAGATGATTTTGTACTGCCAATGATATAAGTTATCGGAATGAGATTCCACCTCTAGAGAATAGTTGGGTATCTGCGTGAACCCTTGTGCTACAATATTTGCTCTATGTTTCACCACCTTATTGTTCTCAATTCTGTTTCCAGAAGAAAACTGGTGTAGGTATTGCTTATGAATACCTTCCCATTATTGAGCAAGATCATTTCTACCTAGATTGTACCCTTTGCTTGAGTTCAGTCCGAGTGTTGTTCACACTTTGCCATGGCCATGGTCTTTAGATCTGAATCATTTGAAAGGTTTTGCAATCTAGTTGAGAAATATATGTCGACAATTGTAGACTTTTGGTTATATGTTTCTCCAAAATCTATATATCAATATAGATTTGATGGAAATATCGTTACCTATGGTGACTGCTCGCGATTTCCCAATGCGGCTGAGCCGGGTATTCCGATGACCCGGTCATTGTGTGCACTATGACCTAGGTTGGTGGAAGTTTTCCATCCACTGGGTGTATACTACCCATTAGGTGTCTGCCAACGTGAAGTTGACTTGCATTTACTGATTCACAGGTCTTGATATCCTTACTTGCGAGAAGCTGAATCCTTATGTACTTCTGCCATACATCTCCCCCTGTTGCTTTGAACGGGGAGTGGAGTAGATTTTGTTGATACCTCCACTCTTTCAGGCGTACTTTTGCAGGATTGTAGGATTGTGTGACATTTTTATAGTCAGTAAATGAATCTGGCAGGTTATTTGCAATATGTTGCAAATCTTCCGAACCATGCATGGTTCAGCTCTTTGAGTACGTGGATATGAGGCAGAAATGTGTTGAACATTCCACTAATTTCCTGGCATTCTTTATGGTACTTGAATTCTCCCCCTAATGCCTGGGAATATTCCTCATTGAATCAACATACTGGCCTTGAATAACTCCCCACGTGAGGGGCTTAAGGTATTGAGGGTAATACAATTATTCCTCACATAGATCTCAACTATATGTTGATGGGCCAATGATGTATGTCGGGGTGGTGATATCGGTGTGTAACCGAATTACCGCAGATAGGAAATACTTGGTAGATTTCCACGTATCATAGACAGAGGGGAATAATATTATGCAGTTTGGTCATGAGCGTGTAAAACTACATGACTCCAACGTAAAGTTGGTAATTTGCAATTCGAGAGTGAAGATAATGCAATGAGCTTAACTGCTTTGGATAAAGGATTCTACCAAACCATTTTGAGTCTAGACATTAGGACAAATTGCTAAACTTCAATCCGAGGGCCATAGAGAAAGGCACTCAAGGAGAATTCTTCAATGCTATCCATACAATTTTCTTGAAATCGATGTCAGGATAATGAGCCAATGGTTTTGTGTGAATAAAGCACACACTTAAGACCATCATGTAGATATGTTTTTTAGAACCATGGAATGCCTGAATAGTCTAGTCAATGGATGGAAAGAGCCACTTACCTCAACTTGATGCATTTAAGGAGTCTGAGTGGTTCAGCTTTAGACTTTAAGGTGTGCGAGCCTTCAAATTAGCTTCCTTCTGTCACTTGTAGTGCACATAAAATCCAAATGTTGTTAGAATTTAGCATCATAATAATCATAAATTATTGGAATTGCTGATAGTTTTGGTTTCAATCCAATGTCTCGATGACCAAGGCGAGTATGCCAAGTTTTTCATATAAAAGACATTCTGGAAAGCTATCTTGGATGCAACATGTGGTACGGGCTTTGTAGTATATGTAGTGCAATCTAGATGATACATAGAGAATGTGCTTGCCATATTAATTGCATATGGTAAAGAGAAGTTATTTCTCTTTGTTGTCATCATAAGTTTCGCTATGGAAACTATTTTGACGGATAGCTTCATAATTTAATAGGGTACGAGTTAAACCTGGGAAGCAATAAAACATCCCGACGTTACTCGAGTACCCACAGGGATAGTAAATATGACTCGAGTTGAGCCAACAAATACCTCATCGCGTCTAGCGATTTTAAAATGTCTCCTTTCTCTCAATGAGTGGAAACATTGGACTTCCCTGGGTATAGAGTTTATGGTGCATATGTCCACAAGGAACATATCATTTTTCATCGGATTGACTCCCGTATAAATCTATATATAGACATGAAGATTCTCAATATGAAAATCATTGTCAGATATATAGAATACATACAAATGTATTTGTACCAAAGTGCTGGTACAATATGTTGTGATATACAATATATGATGACAACAATACTTATGTTGTTGTCATAACATCGTAAATGGACATTAATTATATTGGCCACTCAGGAGATTGAAAGACTATTCATAGTCTCCAAACATGTCGGTTGAGGCATATCAACCATCGCATTCTCCGTGCCCATAGGATCCCGTCACAGCTGGTGATGTCAGATTGAAGGTTGAAGTAAGATTCAAACCTTTGTCCCTGAGGTTCATTGTATCCCAGGAATTGCTGATACAGAATAACCAGATGTTGAGATATGAATCTAATGCCTTATTATATATAAGACACAATTTTTCTGTTAGTGCTATGAACTTGACCAAAGGTGAATCCAGGATTGCACACATTATCCCATAAGACACAAGAGCAATCAAGATGTCCATGGCCCAGATAGGGCGGTGATGGCCATTGAGGGCGAATGCCTCAAACTCTATAGCCATATGTTATCTCTATGGGTAAACTAGATATAATTAATTTACAATCAATAAATTAAAGATCGTCATGGTTAGTGTTGTAATGAACTTAGCAAAATCAAAGGAAATTTCAAGAAGTTGGCTTGAAACCATTAGCGAAGTTGTGTATCTCAAATTATTAAGTATGGCATGTTGTAGATAATCTCCAAAGGAAATTTTGGAGTAGATCTAGCCGTATTAGCGGAGTATAAGATACTCACACTCCAAATGCCTTATGTcataacttaattaaaatgcatggGAGAGCACATTGGCAATCATAATGTCAAAATGACAAAATGTAGGCGTAAACAGTAGGTGTAGATAAATTTACACTCTACCTCATGATCCCAAAACATCAATTTAAGGAAATCACTTTGAATTTTGCATTGTAAATTTGCAAAAGATTTAAAATCTCAATTGCAAACGGTGAATGTAATAAATCTCGACATGTGCACACACGGAAATATATTACATCACACATTTTCAGTGATACACATAGTACTTGAACTGAAAAACAATACTAAAAGACTTGTACTGTAATCAACAATGTCTACAACAGGAAGTAAATTACTGCTAGAACTACTGTTAACAGACTAATTTGCTAATAAGCTGAACTAGTACTGACGAAGCAATAAAGTAAGTTGCTAGTTAAATAGACAGGAAAGTCTGCTGGTGTGCCGCATGCACATGGCACGTATGCAGTCTATTCGGTGAGTCAATGAGATAAGGAGAGAGAGGAAACAAGTAGTCTCTCGATCCTCAAATCCTCCACCGAAACAGCGGAGACCACCATGCGACTTCCTCCAGTACCACTGCAGCAGAGCTCACCAACGACGAGCAGTGTTCTGGCTGCCCTCTTCCTCGTCGAGGATCCACCAGGGAGCAGGGTCCTCGGGGTGACGCCGTTGGAGGCGCTATTCGCGAGCCTAGCGTCCAGGCTCCAGGTGCCAGCACGGTGGCCGCGGCTGCTCGTTGGCGAGTCTGCCGGCGGGCTGGCTAGCGGGAGGCCGATGGCCAAAAGGCGGCGGCGAGCGCCTGCGCGCGGTGAAGGAGGTGATGTGTCCGAAGTTGGGGACGGCAGGCAGAGCACATCAGCATCGACGCGCGGCGAAGACAGAGGCGCGGCCAGGGCGCTCGTCATGCTCCTCATGTCGGAGCCGAAGGTGAACATGGAGGCCCCGGTCGGCGTGAATACGTAGGCGAGGGCATCGCCTTCAATCTCGACAACCGCAGGGGTTTGAGGCAGAAGGCGTGACGCCATGGCGTTGGCGTCAGCGACCGTGGCGCTGGTCGAGCCAAAACTGAAGATAGATGTGGGCGACTGCCCAACAGCGTCCACGCCGGTGGCGCGGCCGTACTCGTGCAAGGGGCAGATAACCCACCCATGCGTAGAGCACCAAAACGCAggtggcggtgcggcctgtgcCGGGCCGGCAGTGACGGGGAGGGGGGCAAATTTTTGTGTTTTGACCCTTTTCTAAAACCTATTCGAGATTTGACCCTAGTTTAAAAAAATCTCGAAatctgacccttttgctaccgcCAGAGCCCATGGCGGTAGGGTCTAACAGCCTACCGCCAAGGACTTTGGCGGTATGAAACATCGCTACCGCCAACCGAGCTGGCGGTAGCCTGCACAACCTTACCGCCAAGGTGCTTGGCGGTAGGCACGAGCACGCATTGTGTTCAATACTTAGGAGTTTTTTGGCGGTAGGGCATGCAACCCTACCGCCATGGACCTTGGCGGTAGGCTGTTATACCCTACCGCTATGGTCCCTGgcggtagcaaaagggtcagatctcgaaaaaatttcaaactagggtcaaatctcaaataggtttcagaaaagggtcaaaacacgaaatttatccgccagggggggggggggttgcggATGCCCTGGTCGCGGAAACGACCCGTACCATGGCTGCGCGCAGGGTAGCCTCCGGTGCCGTGGCGGCGGCCAATGAAGCAGCCTAGCCCGTACCGCTGACCGTCGAAACGTCGGCGTTCACCAAAACCGTGCCGGCGGTGGTGTGCTACGAAGCGGCGGCGACGGCCGTCGTTCCGCAGCAGGCGGCGAAGGAACATCGGTAGGCGAGGCATCTCACCTTTTCCTTGTTCGTGTCCTCCTTCTCGGTTCCTTTCCTATGTCGCGCTCGGCAGAGGTAGTGTTGATAACTTGTTCGAAGTAGAATCTGAGAGCGATCGAGAGAGTAGCAAATGAATCGAACTGTGTTCTTTATTCCATTGACAATCAACTATTTATACAAGGTGAAACGTCGCCTCTACAAACCGACATAGGAGGCAGTGTTTCGAGAGCAactgttgataacccacaagtataggggatcataacaattttcgagggtagagtattcaacccaaatttattgattcggcacaaggggggccaaagaatattctcaagtattagcagctgagttgtcaattcaaccacacctggaaacttaatatctgtagcaaagtatttagtagcaaagtaatatgatagtagtggtaacgatagcaaaatgTAACAGTAggaaaagtaatgtttttggtattttgtagtgatgataccaatagcaacggaaaagtaaataagcgaagaccaatatatggaaagctcgtaggcaatggatcggtgatggagaattatgtcggatgcggttcatcatgtaacaatcataacctagggtgacatagaactagctccaattcatcaatgtaatgtaggcatgtattccgaatatagtcatacgtgcttatggaaaagaacttgcatgacatcttttatcctaccctcccatggcagcggggtccttacagaaactaagggatattaaggcctccttttaatagagtaccggaacaaagcattaacacatagtgaatacatgaactcctcaaactacggtcatcaccggtaagtatcccgattattgtcacttcggggttaatggatcataacacataataggtgactatagacttgcaatataggatcaagaactctcatatattgatgaaaacataataggttcagatctgaaatcacggcactcgggccctagtgacaagcattaagcatagcaaagtcatagcaacatcaatctcagaacatagtggatactagggatcaaaccctaacaaagctaacttgattacatgatagatcccatccaacccatcaccgtccagcaagcctacgatggaattactcacgcatggcggtgagcatcatgaaattggtgatggaggatggttgatgatgacgatggcaacggatttccctctccggagccccgaacggactccagatcagccctcccaagaggttttagggcttggcggcggctccgtaccgtaaaatgcgatgatttcttctctccgattttttctccccgaaagcaaatatatataGTTGGTCTTGAGGTCGGAGGAtctccatggggcccacgaggtaggggggcgtgccctagggggcaggtgcgcccccaccctcgtggataggtggtgggccccctagtcttcatattttgcaggtattttttatattttccgaatagatgttccgtgaagtttcaggtcattccgagaacttttgtttctgcacataaataa belongs to Triticum urartu cultivar G1812 chromosome 7, Tu2.1, whole genome shotgun sequence and includes:
- the LOC125520429 gene encoding 60S acidic ribosomal protein P0 produces the protein MAIKRTKAEKKIAYDQKLCQLLEEYTKVLIAVADNVGSKQLQEIRKGLRGDSIVLMGKNTLIRRCIKVHSEKTGNKDFLELSNLLVGNVGLIFTKGDLKEVREEVAKYKVGAPARVGLVAPVDVVVPPGNTGLDPSQTSFFQVLNIPTKINKGTVEITIPVELIKKGDKVGSSESALLAKLGIRPFSYGLVICNVYDSGSVFSPEVLDLTEEDLMDKFASGVSMVASLSLAISYPTMAAAPHMFLNAYKNVLAVALETDYSYDHADKIKEYLKDPSKFAVAAPAAAASGGAAAAAPKEEEKKDEPEEESDGEMGFSLFDD